One Hordeum vulgare subsp. vulgare chromosome 4H, MorexV3_pseudomolecules_assembly, whole genome shotgun sequence DNA window includes the following coding sequences:
- the LOC123450469 gene encoding proline-rich receptor-like protein kinase PERK2, protein MAQECEEGDAASNELACTVEEVKFYTANVDPANISPVKKPTTESEEPLKFKTTEDTKHVDFIPDDSSKQELAERHINVDSKMKRVRHYLCHFNMERRKAIGVEVARLLAVWVPTGKSLDFVVSERGIEANPDKIKVVTSVGFEALKKELVEPLVLPAPTDKQPMLLYIVANSRAEKGNPHPQPNYPNPKSDVIEPIFSPPPPPPHHPPPPASSTASAWPPLPSARSAPSRVQAPPPAAEADHRVLLYYTSLDVIRGHAPSHGGSVPPSTSATLPWMPATSRSSRRSSRAPAGSRSPRSSSAAATSAAPRSSATCMSRASSDASWSAPRPSLPVARAAASGTSCAAAAIGSTRDTTSRAAAGSAPAQAATRTALSGPHQRCVIKKKYGQDATNVGDEGGFAPNIQENKEGLELLKTAIEKAGYTGKIVIVLFKTCFICCRPKHGRRLPRRDV, encoded by the exons ATGGctcaggagtgtgaggaaggggatgcgGCCAGCAATGAGTTGGCCTGCACTGTCGAGGAGGTGAAGTTCTACAcggctaatgttgacccggctaACATCAGTCCTGTCAAGAAGCCGACTACTGAGTCCGAAGAACCTCTCAAGTTCAAGACGACCGAAGATACCAAGCATGTTGACTTCATTCCAGATGACtcttccaagca GGAACTCGCGGAGCGCCATATTAACGTGGATTCAAAGATGAAACGAGTACGACATTACCTCTGTCACTTCAACATGGAGAGACGCAAGGCTATTGGAGTAGAGGTTGCCCGGCTCCTAGCTGTCTG GGTACCCACGGGTAAATCGCTGGACTTCGTGGTCTCTGaacgaggcattgaagctaaccctgaTAAGATCAAGGTGGTGACCTCAGTGG GTTTTGAAGCCCTCAAGAAGGAGTTGGTTGAGCCGCTGGTTTTACCCGCCCCGACTGACAAACAACCCATGCTTCTGTACATCGTTGCCAATTCAAGGGCG gaaaagggaaaCCCCCACCCGCAGCCCAACTACCCAAACCCTAAGTCAGATGTCATCGAACCCATCTtctcgccgccaccacctcctccccatCACCCTCCACCGCCTGCATCTTCCACCGCGTCCGCGTGGCCGCCTCTGCCCTCCGCGCGCTCCGCACCCTCCAGGGTACAGGCGCCACCACCCGCCGCCGAGGCCGACCACCGCGTCCTGCTCTACTACACATCCCTCGATGTCATCCGGGGGCACGCGCCATCCCACGGGGGCTCCGTGCCTCCGTCGACGAGCGCGACCTTGCCATGGATGCCTGCTACCTCGAGGAGCTCACGACGCTCCTCCCGCGCGCCCGCCGGATCACGCTCGCCTAGGTCTTCGTCGGCGGCCGCCACCTCAGCAGCGCCGAGGAGCTCCGCTACTTGCATGAGTCGGGCGAGCTCCGACGCGTCGTGGTCGGCACCGCGTCCCTCACTGCCTGTGGCCCGTGCGGCGGCGAGCGGTACGTCCTGTGCGGCAGCTGCGATAGGCTCCACAAGGGATACAACCTCAAGGGCGGCGGCGGGTTCTGCACCTGCACAGGCTGCAACGAGAACGGCCCTGTCTGGTCCACATCAACGG TGTGTTATCAAGAAGAAGTATGGGCAGGATGCCACCAATGTTGGAGATGAAGGTGGTTTTGCACCTAACATTCAG GAGAACAAGGAAGGCCTTGAGCTCTTGAAGACTGCAATTGAAAAGGCTGGATACACTGGCAAG ATTGTCATTGTACTGTTCAAGACTTGTTTTATCTGTTGTAGACCGAAACATGGCCGACGGCTGCCACGACGCGATGTCTGA